A genome region from Erigeron canadensis isolate Cc75 chromosome 3, C_canadensis_v1, whole genome shotgun sequence includes the following:
- the LOC122593273 gene encoding guanine nucleotide-binding protein subunit beta-like — MFSVGSCDAIARLWDTHVASRAVRTFHGHEEDVNSVKFFPDGNRFGTGSDDGTCKLYDIRTGQQLQVYLQQQQQGGANVPPVQGCANDRQVMDGKEFGIKERRTVASVEVQNTMQGRVVENE, encoded by the exons ATGTTTTCAG TTGGGTCTTGTGATGCAATTGCACGTCTTTGGGACACTCATGTTGCAAGTAGAGCTGTAAGGACATTCCATGGTCACGAGGAGGATGTTAATTCTGTAAAGTTCTTCCCAGATGGAAATAGATTTGGAACGGGATCAGATGATGGAACTTGCAAACTATATGATATTCGAACTGGACAACAACTACAAGTTTACCTCCAACAACAGCAGCAGGGTGGTGCTAATGTCCCACCAGTTCAAGGCTGTGCAAATGATAGGCAGGTCATGGACGGCAAAGAGTTTggaataaaagaaagaagaactGTAGCAAGTGTGGAGGTACAAAACACAATGCAAGGACGTGTGGTAGAGAACGAGtaa